The Deltaproteobacteria bacterium nucleotide sequence ATTAGAGCCGAGAGACTTAAACTCAGTCGCCTATCGAGCCGCGATAAATCGGCGCTGCGCCAGTGAGCCGTGCCCCATCCCCAAAGACTTAACCTCGGAGTGTCTTTGTATTACCTAACCAACCTACTTTTGGGTTTTCTACTCTTAATGGTTGCGACTGCTTCACGACTAATTACTCCTTTTGCCTAAACGCTATTCCAAGCTCTGGGGTCATTATCGAAAATTTTTGCAACGCTATTCTTACTATTTCACGTCAACGATCTGGCCCAATAGAAAATGTGAGTGGTCTTAGGATATTAAAATGCATAACTTTAAGTAAGTTATAGTAGCACAGGGGCTCCGAGGGTACGTTATGGGGTAAGTTATGTAAGTTATGGGGCCTCCGTGTTAACTTAATTGACTTAAAATCACTGCTAGCTGCCATCACCAGTCTTTTTGATTAACTTTATCCTTGCAATTGCGGAATGTTGTGCCATAATTACAAGGATGATCCAAAGACATGTTAGTAAATTACTACTAAATTATCTAGAGCAGTTTCCAGCTGTGGTTTTGTTGGGGCCGCGACAGGTGGGGAAAACCACTTTGTCGCTCGCTGTAGCGGAAGGCAGGAAAAGCGTCTATCTTGATCTTGAACGACCTGAGGATCAAAAAAAGCTTAGCGATGCTGCTCTTTACCTTTCAGCACATGAAGACAAGATGGTCATTCTCGATGAGGTGCAAAGAGCGCCGGGGCTCTTTCAGACACTTCGCGGCGTAATAGATCAGGGTCGAAGAAGTGGCAAAAAATACGGGCGATTTCTGCTTTTGGGTTCAGCCTCGGTCGAGTTAATAAAACAGACGGGTGAAACCTTGGCCGGACGAGTTGCTTATCTTGAGTTACCCATCTTAAATGTTCTAGAAATTGAGCAATCGCTGAGTAATGAGCTCTGGCTAAGAGGTGGTTTTCCCGATAGCTTTTTAGCCTCTAGCGACGCTTCGAGTTTGGCTTGGCGCCAAAATTTTATTCGTACCTATCTCGAAAGAGATATTCCTCAACTTGGCCCGAGGATCCCCGCAGAAACGATGAGACGGTTTTGGACAATGCTGGCCCATTCTCAGGGCTCACTCCTAAATTCAGCAGAGCTCGGCCGCAGTCTTGCAATAGATGGCAAGTCCATAACTCGATATCTCGATCTAATGGTAGATTTACTTTTGGTGCGTAGGCTCCAACCATTCTACGCCAACATAAATAAGCGCTTGGTAAAATCTCCCAAAGTTTATGTGCGTGACTCCGGACTAACTCATGCCTTGTTAGGCGTTAAAGACTTTGACACCCTACTTGGACATCCCGTAATTGGGGCTAGCTGGGAAGGATTTGTAATTGAGACATTGCTAAATGTTTTACCTGCAAGCTTTCTTCCTTTCTTCTACCGCACAGCCGCCGGCGCCGAAATTGATCTAGTCCTAGAACTAAGTCCAAATAAGCACTTCGCAATCGAGATAAAGCGTGGACTCTCGCCAAAATTAGAAAAGGGCTTTTATAATGCGATTTCTGATTTAGAACCAGAGCGCGCCTTTGTCGTTTACTCAGGAGAAGAGCGATACCCACTGGGCCAAAATATCGAAGTAATTGGCTTAAAAGAAATGGCAAATTTACTTGCAAACCATCAAGGCTAATTTCATCACAAATGAATCTTTCGCATTCCATCGGCTTGATCTGCAGTTAAAAAGCAAACTGAATCACTAGCCTCTGCATTAATTATAACTATAAATAGCGCGAGTTTTTTGCAAACCGCTAGCTATTTATTAGCCCAGTCTGGCTGCCTCTCTTCCCCCCAGAAAGTTTCGCTAATAAAGCGCCGCATGTATGGCCTTTCAATAAAGTTTGGTATCAGATACTGGAACAGATGGTTATTAACGTATCTGTCGGGATCCGCACTTATTTCTTGCATCAGCGGTTTTCGATCATACGCTAGTGGAACATTGCTACCGGTCTCAACTTCAATTACCTTTATTCTCTCACAGGTGCCCTTATCGGCTGGCGAGGCAGAATACGCGATGTAGTTACCACAAGGAGACCAACAGATATCAGTATCAGCTCCCGCATTTGTGGTAAGCTGACGAAGATTAGTCCCATCAGCATTTACAACGTGAATATCTCCATCTTGCTCTAAGGCCAAAAGCTCCTTTATGGCGGCATCAATAGATGCGCGACTCTTGGTGTCTAGCGATTGCTTAATTTTACGTAGCTTCTCGAGATAATCCTCTTCACTTCTTCCATTGCGATGTGAGACGAAGGCAATTTTTTGCTCATTAGGCGAATAAACAGGACAGTAGTCTCTCGCTCCGTGTCTACATACCTTGGTCGCTAACTTAGTAGCTAAGTCATATTGCCAAATTTCTGTGTCTCGGTGCGAGAATGGAATCTGTGAATCTGGGTCGGTGGATGCAAATAGAACCTTTTTACCATCGCGCGACAGCATGGGTTCTGTCTCGTGACCATCTCGACGAAGCAAAATCTGATGAGTTGCTGCTTTTAGGTCGTAGACGCAAATGTGAAACTCATCATTATTTTCAGCATTAGCAACAAAAACAACTTTTTCACCGTCGGCCGACCACGATGGATGTTGGCAATGGATATTAGTGGTTAGCCGCTGTTTCTGAGAGCCATCGCGATTCATTACACATAGGGATGCAATGAAATCCGGCCCAGTAGAAATAAACGCAATTTTCGTCCCATCTGGCGACCATTTAGGTTGATCATTTAAGCCCATACCAGACGTGAGCTGAATTAACTCGCGAGACTGAAGATCTAACTTCCAAATGTCAAAATCAGTGCTCTTTCCTGACGCAAATACTAAACTTCCCTCTAAGCCCATTTGTTTATCCTCGCTATTATCCCTGTTCAGATCCAAAAATATCCGAGTCTACTAGCCACTACCAGCGCGTAGAGCTAAATTTACAAAGCTCTTAGGCTCTATAAATTAAAAAGCAGCAAAGAGAAAGGGTTTTGAGTCCTAATGAGCTAAAGACATGATTTTATTCCTTATCTCACTTCACCCAAAAAACTAACCTCGG carries:
- a CDS encoding ATP-binding protein; the encoded protein is MIQRHVSKLLLNYLEQFPAVVLLGPRQVGKTTLSLAVAEGRKSVYLDLERPEDQKKLSDAALYLSAHEDKMVILDEVQRAPGLFQTLRGVIDQGRRSGKKYGRFLLLGSASVELIKQTGETLAGRVAYLELPILNVLEIEQSLSNELWLRGGFPDSFLASSDASSLAWRQNFIRTYLERDIPQLGPRIPAETMRRFWTMLAHSQGSLLNSAELGRSLAIDGKSITRYLDLMVDLLLVRRLQPFYANINKRLVKSPKVYVRDSGLTHALLGVKDFDTLLGHPVIGASWEGFVIETLLNVLPASFLPFFYRTAAGAEIDLVLELSPNKHFAIEIKRGLSPKLEKGFYNAISDLEPERAFVVYSGEERYPLGQNIEVIGLKEMANLLANHQG
- a CDS encoding PD40 domain-containing protein — translated: MGLEGSLVFASGKSTDFDIWKLDLQSRELIQLTSGMGLNDQPKWSPDGTKIAFISTGPDFIASLCVMNRDGSQKQRLTTNIHCQHPSWSADGEKVVFVANAENNDEFHICVYDLKAATHQILLRRDGHETEPMLSRDGKKVLFASTDPDSQIPFSHRDTEIWQYDLATKLATKVCRHGARDYCPVYSPNEQKIAFVSHRNGRSEEDYLEKLRKIKQSLDTKSRASIDAAIKELLALEQDGDIHVVNADGTNLRQLTTNAGADTDICWSPCGNYIAYSASPADKGTCERIKVIEVETGSNVPLAYDRKPLMQEISADPDRYVNNHLFQYLIPNFIERPYMRRFISETFWGEERQPDWANK